A DNA window from Halobacteriovoraceae bacterium contains the following coding sequences:
- a CDS encoding HAMP domain-containing histidine kinase translates to MNSEIENTKLKVFLRTVLIVVGFISYYIYLYKYTYHVEVYIPYLIALNILNIVTLYIAKKVSLKVATGIISLTAYLTLMILLYAAGSLNSPGAFWITAIPVFHGTLLGRKYTMPSFILSLSSMLFLYLIEPYRETASFINTLEFYQQEKVRNLVLFSCFVYLVVRSYLKIISNSQKKIRDKNDQIDTLLRVLVHDLASPLMILKSYCKKIFSSTNLDPKIVHKCTTSLETMDELLEHVRINKAIEDGKIRLEMEVVNLEMCLEEVIFMLEDKAKEKNIDIKLSGEKIVTEIFGNKQILKNQVFYNLLTNAIKFSYPNTQINVIIEHEEDIVSVSVIDHGIGMPKDIQENLFDVGYKTSRKGTSGEAGTGYGMGLVKSYLQEMGGNLEVDSRPKEENPQTHGTTMKILFSVYRNQKIAA, encoded by the coding sequence ATGAATTCTGAAATTGAAAATACTAAGTTAAAAGTCTTTTTAAGAACTGTTCTTATCGTTGTAGGATTTATCAGTTATTACATCTATTTGTATAAGTATACCTACCATGTTGAAGTCTATATTCCATATTTGATAGCATTAAATATTCTTAATATTGTAACGTTGTACATTGCAAAGAAAGTAAGCCTTAAAGTTGCAACAGGTATTATTTCTTTGACGGCCTACCTCACTTTAATGATTTTGCTTTATGCGGCAGGTTCATTAAATTCACCCGGGGCCTTTTGGATAACGGCCATTCCTGTTTTTCACGGCACTTTACTTGGACGTAAATATACAATGCCTTCATTTATTCTTTCTTTGTCTAGTATGCTTTTTCTTTATTTAATAGAGCCATATCGAGAAACTGCTTCTTTTATTAATACTTTAGAGTTTTATCAACAAGAGAAAGTCAGAAATCTTGTACTCTTTTCTTGTTTTGTTTATTTGGTAGTGAGATCATACCTTAAAATAATAAGTAATTCGCAAAAGAAAATTAGAGATAAAAATGATCAAATAGATACACTACTAAGGGTACTTGTTCACGACTTAGCATCTCCTCTAATGATACTTAAATCATATTGCAAGAAAATATTTAGTTCAACAAACTTAGATCCAAAAATTGTGCATAAATGTACAACTTCACTTGAAACAATGGATGAATTACTTGAACATGTACGTATTAATAAGGCCATTGAAGACGGAAAAATTCGATTAGAAATGGAAGTTGTTAATTTGGAAATGTGTTTGGAAGAAGTCATATTCATGCTTGAAGATAAGGCCAAGGAAAAAAATATTGATATAAAATTATCTGGTGAAAAGATTGTCACAGAAATATTTGGAAATAAGCAAATATTAAAAAATCAAGTCTTTTACAATTTACTTACCAATGCGATTAAATTTTCTTATCCTAACACTCAGATTAATGTCATAATAGAGCATGAAGAAGATATTGTTTCAGTAAGCGTTATTGATCATGGAATAGGGATGCCTAAAGATATCCAGGAAAATCTTTTTGATGTAGGATATAAAACTTCTAGAAAAGGGACAAGTGGCGAGGCGGGAACAGGTTATGGTATGGGACTTGTTAAGTCTTATCTTCAAGAAATGGGTGGAAACCTTGAGGTTGATTCTAGGCCAAAAGAAGAGAACCCACAGACTCATGGAACAACCATGAAAATATTATTTAGTGTCTATCGAAATCAAAAAATTGCGGCATAG
- a CDS encoding magnesium transporter, protein MSIFSKFTDSVIHFSNLIGIPIFNEDGKRYGQLKDLFVDYGEVYPMVLGLLYIQNQQFFYVTWDQVVEFSPKKIIIKKNSEIRRSRTFTKTIDKMNFKNILGGQSAGETIEYPPVGKVVLDKQIVDTSGKKVIRVNDIQLIKIGQFLRITHAEVGLRSMVRRLELEKFVDFIVKIFAPKSNYLVSDTLISWKFVHTIPDKSFSKNVEINLRDEDIRQLHPADIADILEDLDSKGRQLIFKSLNPELAAATLTEVEQDMQAGLLKNTNSEKAAKIIENMGTDEAADILGELEEKRVKEIISNIEDTEIQVEIAELIEYEENSAGGLMTTEFFEISPEKTRSQIIEEIQEKHDDLETVYDLYIVDKDYKLLGTCTLKELLIQKQDVTISDIMNTGDIKSLPPHSNWKEVASVMSKYNLINIPIVNETDELLGIVSVDDVLPWLLNER, encoded by the coding sequence ATGAGCATTTTCAGTAAATTTACAGATTCAGTTATCCATTTTTCAAATCTAATAGGAATACCTATTTTTAATGAAGATGGTAAAAGATATGGTCAACTAAAAGACTTGTTTGTTGATTATGGTGAAGTCTATCCAATGGTGCTAGGATTGCTTTATATCCAAAATCAACAATTTTTTTATGTAACTTGGGACCAGGTCGTAGAATTTTCACCTAAAAAAATCATTATCAAGAAAAATTCTGAAATTAGAAGAAGTAGAACATTTACTAAAACTATAGATAAAATGAATTTTAAAAATATCCTTGGAGGGCAAAGTGCTGGGGAGACAATCGAGTATCCTCCTGTGGGAAAAGTTGTACTGGATAAGCAAATTGTTGATACTTCTGGAAAAAAAGTTATCAGAGTAAATGATATTCAACTCATAAAAATTGGACAATTTTTAAGAATTACACACGCAGAAGTTGGTCTAAGGAGTATGGTTAGAAGATTGGAGCTAGAGAAATTTGTTGACTTTATAGTTAAAATCTTTGCCCCAAAATCAAATTATCTTGTAAGCGATACTTTAATAAGCTGGAAATTTGTTCACACAATTCCAGATAAATCTTTCAGTAAAAATGTTGAAATAAATTTAAGAGATGAAGATATTCGTCAACTCCACCCTGCTGATATTGCTGATATCTTAGAAGACCTAGATTCAAAGGGAAGACAGCTTATCTTTAAATCATTAAATCCTGAACTTGCAGCGGCCACTCTAACTGAAGTAGAACAAGATATGCAAGCTGGCCTTCTTAAAAATACTAACTCAGAGAAGGCAGCAAAAATCATAGAAAATATGGGAACTGACGAAGCGGCAGATATTCTCGGTGAACTAGAAGAAAAAAGAGTTAAGGAGATCATTTCAAATATTGAAGACACTGAAATACAAGTAGAAATTGCTGAACTTATTGAATACGAAGAGAATTCTGCAGGTGGATTAATGACAACTGAATTCTTTGAAATTTCCCCTGAGAAAACAAGATCACAAATAATCGAAGAAATTCAGGAAAAACACGATGATCTTGAAACAGTCTATGATCTCTATATTGTTGATAAAGACTATAAACTACTTGGAACTTGTACATTAAAAGAACTACTCATTCAAAAACAAGATGTCACAATCTCAGACATTATGAATACTGGTGATATTAAATCTCTTCCTCCACATTCTAATTGGAAAGAGGTGGCCAGTGTTATGAGTAAGTATAACTTAATAAATATTCCAATCGTAAACGAAACTGATGAGCTCTTAGGAATTGTCTCTGTTGATGATGTCCTTCCTTGGCTTCTTAATGAGAGGTAG
- a CDS encoding Nramp family divalent metal transporter, with translation MFKNRPPFIAKFIVLLSIVGPGLITANIDNDAGGIATYSLAGANTGYRLLWVLFPITIALIMVQEMSARMGIVSGKGLADLIREKYGLKITFYTLFFLIFADLGNTMAEFAGIASAGEIFGVSKYISVPISSILVWLLILKGNYKIVERIFLLGCTIYFSYIISGFIISPDWLEISKAIIVPNVSDIKISDFPIIVGLLGTSITPWMQFYIQSAVVEKGISVKHLWHSKVDVVVGCLFMLSVTIFIIVCCAATLFESGVTIKDAKDAAISLRPLAGEFSSLLFGVGLFNASFFAAALLPLATSYYVCEGMGWESGVDKSFKEAPNFFTIFTSLIVISAILVLLPNINLFKVLIWSQVVNGILIPLILIYIVNLCNDPDIMGTYTNSKTYNIISYGIIFLMIVVNLLLIYFEFFN, from the coding sequence ATTTTTAAAAATAGGCCTCCATTTATAGCAAAATTTATAGTACTTCTTAGTATTGTAGGCCCTGGTCTCATTACTGCTAATATTGACAATGATGCAGGTGGAATTGCGACTTACTCGCTTGCAGGAGCAAACACAGGATATAGACTCCTATGGGTTCTTTTTCCAATAACAATCGCTCTCATAATGGTCCAAGAAATGTCGGCCAGAATGGGTATTGTTTCAGGAAAAGGTTTGGCCGATTTGATACGAGAAAAATATGGCCTTAAAATAACCTTCTACACTTTGTTTTTTCTAATTTTTGCTGATCTAGGCAATACGATGGCAGAATTTGCTGGAATTGCTTCTGCAGGGGAAATATTTGGTGTCTCAAAATATATTTCAGTGCCAATTTCAAGTATATTAGTTTGGCTACTGATTCTAAAAGGTAACTATAAAATTGTTGAGAGAATTTTTCTATTAGGTTGTACTATCTATTTTTCATATATCATTTCAGGATTTATTATTTCTCCAGATTGGCTTGAAATCTCAAAAGCGATCATTGTCCCAAACGTTTCTGATATTAAAATTAGTGACTTCCCAATTATTGTCGGGTTGTTGGGAACAAGCATAACTCCTTGGATGCAGTTTTATATCCAATCTGCTGTTGTTGAAAAAGGTATATCAGTAAAACATTTGTGGCATTCTAAGGTTGATGTTGTTGTAGGTTGTCTTTTCATGTTATCTGTCACCATTTTTATCATTGTTTGTTGTGCGGCCACACTGTTTGAATCTGGAGTTACGATCAAAGATGCCAAAGATGCTGCAATTTCCCTAAGACCTCTGGCCGGAGAATTTTCTTCTCTACTTTTTGGAGTTGGACTTTTCAATGCTTCATTTTTTGCTGCTGCACTACTTCCTCTTGCAACTAGTTATTATGTCTGTGAAGGTATGGGTTGGGAGTCTGGAGTAGATAAAAGTTTTAAAGAAGCTCCGAACTTTTTTACTATTTTTACTTCTCTCATCGTCATTAGTGCAATACTTGTACTTCTTCCCAACATCAATTTATTCAAAGTTCTGATCTGGTCTCAAGTTGTAAATGGGATTCTTATACCACTCATTTTAATATATATTGTTAACTTGTGTAATGATCCAGACATTATGGGAACATACACAAACTCAAAAACATATAATATTATTAGTTATGGTATTATTTTTCTAATGATTGTTGTGAATTTATTATTGATTTATTTTGAATTCTTCAATTAA